The following proteins come from a genomic window of Sardina pilchardus chromosome 1, fSarPil1.1, whole genome shotgun sequence:
- the LOC134081769 gene encoding zinc finger protein 135-like translates to MKSKDGEQSEIGRDASPSPSSACTESRKSKRYSCSECGKAFRLRCKLKQHQSIHTGERPYHCTQCGKTFSQGANLKQHQRIHTGERPYHCTQCDKTFSCGEHLKLHQRIHTGERPYHCTQCGKTFSQGANLKQHQRIHTGERPYHCTQCDKTFSCGEHLKLHQRIHTGERPYHCTQCGKTFTYVGNLKRHQLIHTGERPYHCTQCGKTFNLGANLKQHQRIHTGERPYQCTQCDKTFTYVGNLKQHQRIHTGERPYQCIQCDKSFSQGANLKQHQRIHTGERPYHCTQCCKSFTQKVSLKNHQRIHTGGIGKGKNASSVTQKKGRHTLHSTGGSTE, encoded by the exons atgaAAAGCAAAGATGGAGAACAGTCTGAGATTG GAAGAGAtgcatctccctctccatccagcGCATGCACTGAGTCGAGGAAATCAAAACGCTACTCCTGCTCTGAGTGTGGCAAGGCCTTCCGCCTCAGGTGTAAGCTGAAACAACACCAGTCcattcacacaggagagaggccgtaccactgcaCTCAGTGTGGCAAGACTTTTAGTCAGGGGGCAAATTTGAAACAACATCAGCGaattcacacaggagagaggccgtaccactgcaCTCAGTGCGACAAGACTTTTAGCTGCGGGgaacatttgaaactacaccagcgcattcacacaggagagaggccgtaccactgcaCTCAGTGTGGCAAGACTTTTAGTCAGGGGGCAAATTTGAAACAACATCAGCGaattcacacaggagagaggccgtaccactgcaCTCAGTGCGACAAGACTTTTAGCTGCGGGgaacatttgaaactacaccagcgcattcacacaggagagaggccgtaccactgcaCTCAGTGTGGCAAGACTTTTACTTATGTGGGAAATTTGAAACGACACCAGCTaattcacacaggagagaggccgtaccactgcaCTCAGTGTGGCAAGACATTTAATCTGGGGGCAAATTTGAAACAACATCAGCGcattcacacaggagagaggccgtaccaaTGCACTCAGTGTGACAAGACTTTTACTTATGTGGGAAATTTGAAACAACATCAGCGcattcacacaggagagaggccgtaccaaTGCATTCAGTGTGACAAGAGTTTTAGTCAGGGGGCAAATTTGAAACAACATCAGCGtattcacacaggagagaggccatACCACTGCACTCAGTGTTGCAAAAGCTTCACTCAAAAGGTCTCTCTCAAAAACCATCAGCGCATTCACACAGGAGGTATTGGCAAAGGAAAGAACGCCAGCTCAGTCACACAGAAGAAGGGCCGACACACCCTCCATTCCACCGGGGGCAGTACTGAGTAG